One Perognathus longimembris pacificus isolate PPM17 chromosome 2, ASM2315922v1, whole genome shotgun sequence DNA segment encodes these proteins:
- the Prdx3 gene encoding thioredoxin-dependent peroxide reductase, mitochondrial, protein MAAAAGRLLRASVTRHASTISRGISASAALRHVASRRTCLTNTLWSGSTQAKFAFSTSSSSYAPAVTQHAPYFKGTAVVNGEFKELSLDDFKGKYLVLFFYPLDFTFVCPTEIVAFSDKANEFHDVNCEVIAVSVDSHFSHLAWINTPRKNGGLGHMNIALLSDLTKQISRDYGVLLEGPGLALRGLFIIDPNGVIKHLSVNDLPVGRSVEETLRLVKAFQFVEAHGEVCPANWTPDSPTIKPSPTASKEYFEKVHQ, encoded by the exons ATGGCGGCGGCTGCCGGGAGGTTGCTCCGGGCCTCG GTTACCCGACATGCAAGCACCATCTCTCGGGGCATTTCTGCCTCTGCAGCCCTTAGGCATGTTGCTTCTAGAAGAACTTGCTTGACAAATACATTGTGGTCTGGCTCTACTCAAGCAAAATTCGCCTTTAGTACTA GTTCCTCATCTTACGCTCCTGCTGTTACCCAACATGCACCTTactttaaaggcacagctgttgtCAATGGAGAGTTCAAAGAGCTTAGCCTGGATGACTTTAAGGGGAAATACTTGGTGCTTTTCTTCTATCCTTTGGATTT caCCTTTGTGTGTCCTACAGAAATTGTTGCTTTTAGTGACAAAGCCAATGAGTTTCATGACGTGAACTGTGAGGTCATCGCAGTTTCGGTGGACTCCCACTTTAGCCATCTTGCCTGGATCAATACACCAAGGAAG AATGGAGGCTTGGGCCACATGAATATCGCACTCTTGTCGGATTTAACCAAACAGATTTCCCGGGACTACGGTGTGCTGTTAGAAGGTCCTGGTCTGGCACTCAG AGGTCTCTTCATAATTGACCCCAATGGAGTCATCAAGCATCTGAGTGTCAATGACCTGCCAGTTGGCCGGAGTGTGGAAGAGACCCTCCGCTTGGTGAAAGCATTCCAGTTTGTGGAAGCCCATGGAGAAGTCTGCCCAGCAAACTGGACACCAGATTCTCCTACA ATCAAGCCAAGTCCGACAGCTTCCAAAGAATACTTCGAGAAGGTCCATCAGTAG